A part of Paramisgurnus dabryanus chromosome 15, PD_genome_1.1, whole genome shotgun sequence genomic DNA contains:
- the LOC135733127 gene encoding uncharacterized protein: protein MLYALRSSFTASLGLNVFYYFQIVPARQPFLIWVKTHIKLLIYLILFFGNIFIISGLIWTFIGINVCFNFKVYRHSSSASLNSSSPSLNSSFASLNITFEYPLIGDPCYLKMTDFCLRCVYFLVGLGIMVASNTSTVLYLWRHVRRMENSSSFPAPHYQNQKRVTILSIIQTLLFFIYSVGLLIYEFKCLFFLIYDFHMYFIVFAFYCFFTSIILGVGQTKFRLCAVEIWKKIGQAVSQIFS from the exons ATGCTCTATGCCCTGAGGTCAAGTTTTACTGCTTCTCTTGGGCTGAATGTATTTTATTACTTTCAGATTGTTCCTGCCCGGCAACCTTTTTTGATCTGGGTGAAGACACACATCAAACTTTTGATTTACTTGATTTTGTTTTTTGGGAATATCTTCATTATATCTGGATTAATTTGGACATTTATCGGTATAAATGTATGTTTCAATTTTAAAGTGTACCGGCATTCATCCAGTGCTTCCCTGAATTCATCCAGTCCTTCCCTGAATTCATCCTTTGCTTCCTTGAACATCACATTTGAATATCCGTTGATTGGAGACCCTTGTTATCTGAAAATGACCGACTTTTGTCTTAGATGTGTctattttttagttggtcttgGCATTATGGTGGCATCAAACACTTCCACTGTTCTCTATCTATGGAGACATGTGAGGAGGATGGAGAACTCAAGTTCTTTCCCTGCCCCTCATTACCAGAACCAGAAGAGAGTGACTATATTGAGCATCATACAAACTCTGCTTTTCTTTATCTACTCAGTTGGACTATTGATATAcgaattcaagtgtttgtttttcttaatttaCGATTTTCACatgtattttattgtttttgccTTTTACTGCTTTTTTACATCCATCATTCTTGGTGTTGGGCAGACAAAATTCAGACTGTGCGCTGTAGAGATTTGGAAAAAAATTGGTCAAGCTGTCTCACAAA TATTTTCTTGA
- the LOC135733462 gene encoding uncharacterized protein, whose product MSSYIEMGPLAFAIVMVPIAVATILINVFFICCMFSSQEGPENLQKQPLNVLLGSLIACNFILNIFNLLFVMYDTVDVSLWVLDVSYAATFYTMRTSFTSSLGLNVFYYFQIVPAHQPFLIWVKTHIKLFMYLMLLSDRIFFLFGFIMRVLPISVFISEVDLNSSSVALNVTSGGFEVLYDLILTDFWLRCFYFLVCLGIMVASNTSTVLYLWRHVKRMEDSSSSSALHYQKQKRVAILSIIQTLLFFFSSAWLMADEIMFRFNLFYFDPSGNILYSVVGFYSFGTTIILGVGQTKFRVRAVEIGEKMVRLSHKVT is encoded by the coding sequence ATGAGTTCTTATATTGAAATGGGTCCTTTGGCATTTGCCATAGTGATGGTGCCCATTGCTGTCGCCACTATCCTGATCAACGTGTTTTTTATCTGCTGTATGTTTTCTTCACAGGAAGGACCAGAAAACCTACAAAAGCAACCCCTTAATGTTTTACTCGGATCGCTTATTGCGTGCAACTTCATTCTTAACATTTTTAACCTTTTGTTCGTTATGTATGACACTGTTGATGTGTCTCTATGGGTATTGGATGTTTCATATGCAGCTACATTTTATACCATGAGGACAAGTTTTACTTCATCTCTTGGGCTGAATGTATTTTATTACTTTCAGATTGTTCCTGCCCACCAACCTTTTTTGATCTGGGTGAAGACCCACATCAAACTCTTTATGTATTTGATGTTGCTTTCTGACAGAATCTtctttttatttggatttattATGCGTGTTCTCCCAATAAGTGTTTTCATTTCTGAAGTGGACTTGAATTCATCCAGTGTTGCCTTGAACGTCACCAGTGGAGGCTTTGAAGTCCTATATGATCTGATACTGACAGACTTTTGGCTTAGATGTTTCTATTTTTTGGTTTGTCTTGGCATCATGGTGGCATCAAACACCTCCACTGTTCTCTATCTATGGAGACATGTGAAGAGGATGGAGGACTCAAGTTCTTCTTCTGCTCTTCATTACCAGAAGCAGAAGCGAGTGGCTATATTGAGCATCATACAAACTTTGCTTTTCTTTTTCTCCTCAGCTTGGCTAATGGCAGATGAAATCATGTTtcgttttaatttattttattttgatccAAGTGGTAATATACTTTATTCTGTTGTGGGCTTTTACTCTTTTGGTACAACCATCATTCTAGGTGTTGGACAGACAAAATTCAGAGTTCGAGCTGTAGAGATTGGGGAAAAAATGGTCAGACTATCTCACAAAGTAACCTGA
- the LOC135733461 gene encoding uncharacterized protein, giving the protein MSYFDIEMGPLAFAIVIVPISVATILINVFFICCMFSSQEGPENLQKQPLYVLLGSLIACNFMLNIFNLLFVMYDTVDVPLWLYAISAASTLYAMRTSFTSSLGLNVFYYFQIVPAQHPFLIWVKTHIKLFMYLMLFSDRIFFLFGFIMRVLPISVFISEVDLNSSSVALNVTSGGFEVLNDLILTDFGLRCFYFLVCLGVMVASNTSTVLYLWRHVKRMEDSSSSSALHYQKQKRVAILSIIQTLLFFFSSAWLMTYEVIIRLNVYYFDLSGHILFSVVGFYSFGTTIILGVGQTKFRVRAVEIGKKLVRLSHKVTSMWLLCNTNG; this is encoded by the coding sequence ATGAGTTATTTCGATATTGAAATGGGTCCGTTGGCATTTGCCATAGTAATTGTGCCCATTTCTGTCGCCACTATCCTGATCAACGTGTTTTTTATCTGCTGTATGTTTTCTTCACAGGAAGGACCAGAAAATCTACAAAAGCAACCCCTTTACGTTTTACTCGGATCGCTTATCGCGTGCAACTTCATGCTTAACATTTTTAACCTTTTGTTTGTTATGTATGACACTGTTGATGTGCCTCTATGGCTATATGCTATTTCAGCTGCATCTACACTTTATGCCATGAGGACAAGTTTTACTTCATCTCTTGGGCTGAATGTATTTTACTACTTTCAGATTGTTCCTGCCCAGCATCCTTTTTTGATCTGGGTGAAGACTCACATAAAACTCTTTATGTATTTGATGTTGTTTTCTGACAGAATCTTCTTTTTATTTGGATTCATTATGCGTGTTCTCCCAATAAGTGTTTTCATTTCTGAAGTGGACTTGAATTCATCCAGTGTTGCCTTGAACGTCACCAGTGGAGGCTTTGAAGTCCTAAATGATCTGATACTGACAGACTTTGGCCTTAGATGTTTCTATTTTTTGGTTTGTCTTGGCGTCATGGTGGCATCAAACACCTCCACTGTTCTCTATCTATGGAGACATGTGAAGAGGATGGAGGACTCAAGTTCTTCATCTGCTCTTCATTACCAGAAGCAGAAGCGAGTGGCTATATTGAGCATCATACAAACTTTGCTTTTCTTTTTCTCCTCAGCTTGGCTAATGACATATGAAGTCATAATTCGTTtgaatgtatattattttgatcTAAGTGGTCATATACTTTTTTCTGTTGTGGGCTTTTACTCTTTTGGTACAACCATCATTTTAGGGGTTGGACAGACAAAATTCAGAGTTCGAGCTGTAGAGATTGGGAAAAAATTGGTCAGACTATCTCACAAAGTAACCTCAATGTGGTTACTTTGTAATACAAATGGTTAA